AAGGTTTACATACATGCCGTCTTCAAGCTCTTGGGCCGCGCGGGCGGCCATCTGGTTGCGGTCCCAGCCTTTTGTTTCATTGGCCATGGTTCAGGCCTCCTCACGCTTGCGGGTTGTATGTTGTTCAATACGCTTCTCGTGCTCGCCCTGAACAAGCCGGTGAACATAAATGCCGGGCACGTGGATGAGGTCCGGATCCAAGCTGCCGCGCGGCACGATTTCTTCCACCTCAGCCACGCAGATTTTGCCGCACATCGCGGCGGGTGGGTTGAAGTTGCGCGCGGTTTTGCGAAACACCAGATTGCCGGTGTCGTCGGCTTTCCATGCCTTGACGATGGAAAGGTCCGCGACGAGGCCGGTTTCCAGAATATAGGTCTCGCCGTTGAAGTCCTTGTGTTCCTTGCCCTCGGCGATCACCGTGCCGACGCCGGTTTTGGTGTAGAAACCGGGGATGCCCGCGCCACCGGCGCGCATCCGTTCGGCCAGCGTGCCTTGTGGGTTGAATTCCAGTTCAAGCTCGCCCGAAAGATACTGGCGCATGAATTCGGCGTTTTCCCCCACGTAGGAGGAGATCATCTTCCGAACTTGTTTGGTTTGCAAAAGGATGCCGATGCCGAAATCATCGACGCCCGCGTTATTCGACGCAAATGTGAGTCCCTTGACGCCGCTGTCGCGGATCGCGGCCAGCAGCAATTCGGGGATACCGCACAGTCCGAACCCGCCCGCGGCAATCAGCATGTTGTCATGCAAGACACCATCAAGCGCCTCCGCGGCGGATGAGTAGACTTTTTTCATGGGAAACTCCTGATCGGATGACTTGAAATGTTGTGCCGTCCCGACGCAGTGAAGTCAACATGATGTGGTGTGCCGGGTGTGAAGCCCGGCTCCCGTCAGATCAGCCGCACTTGCGTGCCGATGGGTGCGACGGGGTAGAGAGCCTCTACATTTTCGTTGTAAAGCCCAATGCAGCCATCCGAGGAACGCCGCCCGATCTTGCGGGTGTCCTGCGTGCCATGGATGATATAGGCGGGCCAACCAAGGTACATCGCGCGGGTGCCAAGCGGATTTTCCGGCCCCGGAGGGATGTAATGCCAGTCGGGGAACCGTTCGAGCTGCGATGGTGTCGGCGTCCAGTCGGGGCCGACCTTCTTGCGCACGATTTTGGTATAGCCACGTTTGGTCAACTCGTCGGTTTTCGGCACGGAGGTTGGGTAGATCCGGTAATCACTTCCGTCGGCTGACCAGAAATGCAGCGCGCGCGACTTGGTATCGCAGACGATGGCACCTTTGCCGAGGCTGTCAAAATGATCACGCCAATCCTGAGTGACGAAGCTAGAGATATTGTGCCGTGTCCCGACCGCGGGCACGGCACGCGCCACCGCCGGAACGACAAGGGCAGCACTCGCCGCACCGATCAGGCCGCGGCGTGAAATAATCCTGTCTGTCATGGCGAAGCTCCTTCGTGACTTGTTTTCTGTAGCTTCTGATAGGGCAGGCATGTCGCGAAAAGCCAATCACATATTCTTGAAGCGCAATATGTAGCCGATTGCGCGGCGGTAATACGGCTTGATCAATATGATGGGACTTGGTGGCGGGTGTTGTGGCAAGGTTACGCAGATTTGCGTTTGCGCCCGCCTTTGCCCTTCTTGGCTTTCTCCGCGATCAGCGCGACGGCCATATCCATGGTTACATCGGCGGGGGCGGTGTCTTTCGGGAGTGTGGCGTTGACCTTCTCCCATTTTACATATGGCCCGTAGCGCCCATCCATTACGTTCACTGGGCCGCCGTTTTCGGGATGCTCACCCAGTTCCTTGAGCGGTTTTGCCGCAGCACTTTGCCCGCGACGACCGGGATTGGCACGTTTTTCGGCCAGAAGTTCGACGGCGCGGTTCATCCCGATCTCAAACACATCATTCGGGTCTTTGAGGTTGGCATAGACTGGCTTTGCGTCGTCAGGGAATTGGTGCATCACATACGGCCCGAAACGCCCGAAATTGGAGGTGATCAGCCCGCCCTCCGGGTGCTGGCCAATCTCGCGCGGCAGACTCAATAAGGTGAGAGCCTTGGTGAGGTCCATCTCATCCTTGTCCCAACCCTTTGGCAGGGAGGCGCGTGGAGGTTTTTTGTTCTCTGGTGTTGGCTCGCCGCGCTGCACGTATGGCCCGAAACGGCCCGACTTGAGCCAGATTTCATCGCCTGCGTCTTCGCCCAACACACGTTCATCGCCTTCCGCCCCTTCACCTGCGATCGGACGGGTATAGGTGCATTCAGGATAATTGCCACAGCCGACAAAGCCACCGGTGCGCGAGGTTTTCAGATGCAATTGTCCGGTGCCGCATTTCGGACAGATGCGCGGGTCTGTGCCATCTTCGCGGGGCGGGTAAAGCTGATCGGCGAGCGCCGCGTCGAGCACATCCAGCACCTCAGTGATCCGTAATTCCGAGGTCTCCGAAATCGCGACCGAGAAATCGCGCCAGAAACGGTCCAGGACGTTCTTGTAATTGCGCTCACCGGCGCTCACGTCATCGAGTTCTTCTTCCAGATTGGCGGTGAATTCATAGCCCACGTATTTACGGAAGAAATTTAGCAGAAAGATGGTGACGATCCGCCCCTTGTCTTCGGGAATCAGGCGGTTCTTGTCCTTGCGGACATACTCGCGCTCCTGAATCGTGGTCACAATGGAGGCATAAGTAGAGGGTCGTCCGATGCCCAACTCTTCCATGCGCTTGACCAGCGTGGCTTCGGTATAGCGCGGCGGCGGCTGGGTGAAGTGTTGCTCTGGCGTCACCTCGCGCTTGGCGGCGGGCTCGCCTTCGGTGATTTGCGGCAGGCGCTTGTCATCGTCATCGACGAGCTGATCGTCACGGCCTTCCTCGTAAACGCGCATGAAGCCATCGAAAAGCACAACCTGCCCGGTGGCGCGCAGGCCAACCTGACCATCTGCGGAACCAATATCGACGGTGGTGCGCTCAAGCCGCGCGCTTTCCATTTGGCAAGCCAGCGTGCGTTTCCAGATCAAATCGTAAAGCTTGCGCTGATCCGCGTCTTTCAGCTTCAGCGCCTCGGCATCAGCCTCCATATTGGTGGGGCGGATACATTCATGTGCTTCCTGCGCGTTCTTGGCTTTGTTCTTGTAAACCCGTGGACTGCCCGGCACATATTCTGCGCCATAGCGTGTGCCGATAGTGCTGCGCGCGGCATCGACTGCTTCGGGGGCCATGTCGATCCCGTCGGTTCGCATATAGGTGATGTGACCGGCCTCATAGAGACGCTGTGCGGTGCTCATGGTCTGGCGCGCGCCCATGCCGAATTTGCGGCTGGCTTCCTGTTGGAGCGTCGAAGTCATGAACGGCGGTGACGGATTCCGGCTGGCGGGTTTTGCCTCAACCGAGGTGATCTTGAGATCGCGGCTTTGGATCGCCTGCACCGCCAGTTCGGCCTGAGTTGCGTTCTCGATATCGTAGCGTTCGAGTTTCTTCCCGGCGAGGGTCGTGAGGCGGGCCTCGTAGTCCTTGCCGCGCGGAGTTTGCAGCAGCGCCTTCACGCTCCAGTATTCACGTGCCCGGAAGGCTTCGATTTCAGTTTCACGCTCGACGATGAGACGCAGGCACACCGACTGCACCCGGCCCGCGCTGCGTGCGCCGGGCAGTTTTCGCCAGAGCACCGGGGAGAGGTTGAAGCCAACCAGATAGTCTAGCGCCCGACGGGCGAGATAAGCATCGACAAGCGGTTGGTCGATTTCGCGTGGGTTCTTCATGGCTTCGGTGACGGCGGATTTGGTGATCGCGTTGAACACTACGCGCGAGACCGGCGTGTCTTTCTTCAGCGCCTTGCGTTTGCGGAGAGCCTCTTCAAGGTGCCAGGAGATTGCTTCGCCTTCACGGTCCGGGTCGGTTGCGAGGATCAGAGCGTTATCATCTTTTAGGGCGTCGGCAATGGCTTTGACGTGTTTGCGGCTGTCGGCGCCGATCTCCCAAAGCATCTCGAATTCGTTTTCTGTATCGACAGAACCATCCTTGGGGGGCAAATCACGGACATGGCCGTAGGATGCGAGAACGGTGTAATCCGAACCGAGATATTTGTTGATTGTCTTGGCCTTGGCGGGGGATTCTACAACAACTACGGGCATTATTTTCCTCTCGACTCGGCCTTGCACCTATGGCGGCGGAACATGGGTTGGGGAAGGGGGATTGTCAATGCGCGCCAATCCGGCCGCGTCAGGATGAACCGGAAAGAGGGCCGATGCGCATCATATCTGGATTCTAGATGCAGTTTGCAAGAGCGGGCAGTGGGGTCGGGTTGTGCGGCTGTGGCCAGTCAGACTGCAAGCATGGCGAAAGATGTAGTGCGCGCGGTAGCGGCGGCGTGCCGGGCAGTTGTGCCGCCTGTCCAAGGCGGCGGATGCTTCGCAGCGCGTGTGCTTCGACCAAAGCGTTCGTAACTGAGCAAATTCAGTTTGCCCGCGCCTTTTCAGGTCTGGCAAGGCTCAGCAAGCCACCGGCGGCGCGTGCGACCCTCCCGTCCAGTTCGAGATCGAGAAGCGCAGGAGCAACGCGGTTTGCCGGGGCGTCGATATCGCGGATAAGTTGATCTTCGGCGAGTGGGCTGGGGCTGAGCCGCTCGAGGATTTGCTGGTGCAGGGCGGCGGTTTCCGCCAATGTGCGTTGTTCCGTTGCGGCGGCGGGGGTGGAATTTGCGCTGATTGATGCGGGATTGTTTGTGGGACCATCGGCGCCAGTGCCTCGATGACATCATCGGCACCGCGCACCAGACGCGCACCATCGCGGATCATCATGTTGCAGCCCGAAGCGCGAGCGTCAAACGGATGGCCGGGCACCGCGAGGACCTCGCGCCCTTGTTCGAGAGCACTGCGTGCAGTTATTAAAGAGCCGGATTTTGCCGCAGCTTCAATCAGCACGACGCCCTGCGTCAGACCGGACACCAGCCGGTTTCGGCGTGGAAAATGGCGTGCCATGGGAGCAAGGCCGACGGGTTGTTCGGAAATCAGCAATCCGGTGGAGAGGATGTCGACAGCAAGAGCAGTGTTTTGCGTGGGATAGATAACGTCGATGCCACCTGCCAAGACCGCGATTGTGCCGCCATCGAGGGCTGCCTTGTGCGCGGCGGTATCAATCCCGCGCGCAAGGCCGGAAACAATTACGTAGCCCTGTTCAGATAGACTGCTGACAAGTGATTTTGCCATTCGCTGTCCCAGTGAGGAGGCGTTGCGCGCCCCGACAACGGCGATCATTGGCCGAGAGAGCACGGCTGTCTCTCCGCGCAGCCATAAGAGCGGTGGCGCGTCTGCGATGTCCATCAGCGGCGCAGGGTAATCCGGCTCTCCAATAGCCACCAAGCGTGCACCAAGGCGCTTGCCTGCGCGCATCTCGGCCAGCGCGGGTTTTTCGCCGAACGGGGTGTAAGATGTGATCCCGGCGGCGTGAGCAACGTTTGGCAATGCCTCGAGCGCGGACACGACAGAGCCGTGCTCGGCCATCAATCGGTAGAATGTGGCAACCCCGACGCGGCGGGAACGAAGCAGGCGGAGCCACGACAGCTTTTCATCTTCCGTGGTGGGTGGGAGTGGGGGGTGAGTGGAAGAGTGAAACTCTTGCGTCATCGGTGCTCCGCCTGCTTGCGAAACCATCAATACGGCACGGTTGGTTAACACCGGGTAAACCAAACCGGAAAAACTGTGTTGGCACCAAAATTACCGCAGCACCGCACCGGGGTTCATGATGCCCAGCGGGTCCAGGGCTGTCTTGATCGTCCGCATCGCGGCAAGCCGCGCCGGATCGCCGAAGCGTTCAAGATCACCGGTTTTGAGCCGCCCGACACCGTGTTCGGCTGAAAACGAGCCGCCGCGTTCCGTGGCCATTTCATGAACCAGTGCCTGCACTTTCGCAGCCATGTTGGGGTAATCGGCGCGGGTTCTTCCAAGGGCGGGGAATACATTATAGTGCAGATTTCCGTCGCCCAGATGGCCGAAACAATTGACCCGGAATGCACCCAGCCGTGCCAACGCAGCCCCCGCCGATCTCGATGAAGCCGGGGATTTCCGATAGCGGCAGGGAAATATCATGGCTTGAAATTGAGCCAACGCGGCGATTCGCCTCGGGGATGAGTTCGCGCAACTCCCACAATGCGTTCCGCTGCTGCCCCGATTGTGCCAGGGTGCCATCAGTTACCAACCCGGCCTCTAGTGCCGCGCCGAACAGCTTTTCCATCGCCTCACTGGCATCCATGTCACCAGAGAGGCCAAATTCCACCAACACCATCCACTGCGGCGCTGTATCGAACGGGCGACGGAGGTTGGGGAGTGTTTCGGCCAGAAATTCGATCCCTTGTCCGTCAATCAGCTCGAACGCGCTGACCGCTTCACCGACATGTGTGCGGGCAAGGGTGAGCAGAGCAAGGGCCGAAGCGGGACTTTCGACCACAAGGAGGGCAGTGTTGATGCTGGCGGGGATGGGGGCGAGCTTCAACGCGGCAGCGGTAATCACGCCAAGCGTGCCTTCCGAGCCGATCAGCAGGTTACGCAGATCGTAGCCAGTGTTGTCTTTCCTGAGGCGGGTCAGCCCGTGCATGATGCTGCCGTCGGGCAGCACCGCCTCAAGTCCAAGGCAAAGGTCGCGGGCGTTACCATAGCGCAGCACGTTCACGCCGCCCGCATTCGTCGCCAGATTACCGCCGATCCGGGCGGTTCCCTTAGCGGCAATCGAGAGGGGAAACAGCCGCCCCTCGGCTTCGGCGGCTTTATGCACGTCCGCTAGAATGGCGCCTGCTTCGGCGACGATGACGTTTTCGTCCGGGTAAACCGCTCTGATCCGGTTCATCCGCTCCAGCGTGAGGATCATCGGGGCTGGGCCGTCGGGCATCACCTGCCCGCTAACAAGCCCGGTGCCGCCGCCATAGGGGATGACGCCGACGTGCGCTTGTGCTGCTAGTCTAAGCGTGGTTGCAACCTCATTTGCGGTGTGCGGGGCGACGACAATTCCGGCTTTACCATGCCATTTCCCGCGCGGCTCTTCGAGATAGCGGGGTTCAACACTGCGTACGGTGCCTTCGGGAAGGGCGGCGCGCAGGGCTGTGGCAAAGGTGCTATCGGCGGGAGTGAGGGGCATGGCTTGTCATATCATCCCGTATCGCGCTGTCGAGCAAAGAGCGCCGTTGGCGGTCATATCTTAACCCGGCTCAGCCGGTTTCCGTTTTACCGCGCCGGTCGCTGCGCAATGCCGCGTAAAGCACATGTGTGCGCCAGCGCCCGTTGATTTGCAGGTAGCTTTGCGCCACGCCTTCGTATTTGAACCCGCTTTTTTCAAGCAGCCCACGCGATGGCGCATTCTCGGGTAAGCATGCCGCTTCGATCCGGCTCAGGTCGGCGCGTTGGAAGGCGTGATGCACGACCGCGGCGATAGCTTCGCGCATGTAGCCCTGTCGGATATGTGGTTGCCCGGTCCAATAGCCCAGGGTGCCAGCCTGCGCAGGGCCACGGCGGATATTGTCGAGCGTGATTGCGCCGATCAGTTCGTCATCGTCCCGTCGCACAAGGAAAAGCGGCAGTGCCGTATCCGCGTTGATTGATCGCTGTGCCCAATAGACCCGATTGGTGAAGGCCCGGCGCGACAGGTGATCGTCCGCCCAATGCGGCTCCCATGGGGTCAGGAAAGCTTCACTGTCGCGGCGTAGCCCGGTCCAGGCGTGAAAATCGCTGTGCAGCGGTGCCCTGAGCGTGAGCCGCTCGGTTTCCAATCTGATCTTCCGGCGAGACCGAAGCAGCATCAAGCGGCGCGCCTCCGGTTCAGGGCATCAAGGTCGGGCGCGCCTGCCACCGGGCCATAGAGCGCCAGAGCGGCCCCGGCGTGGCTGACGGTTTGCCCAGCGAAGTCACGCACCGCGTTGCGACCGACAGCGTCGATATTGCCGACCACTTCGTTTACTGTCGGCACCCGGCCCCAAATCTGGATCATCCGGGCATTTCGTTCGGCCCGGTGTGACGGGCTTTCCAGCCCCATCAAAAGCCCGGCACGCATCTGAGCCTTGGCACGGGCAATTTCTTCTTCACTCATATCATCGGCAGCGCGGCGCATTTCGTCGATGGTGATCTGCGCCAATTCGGGCAGTTGCTCGCCCGAGGTGCCAGCATAAATAGTAGTCAGCCCGGCATCAGCATAGGCACCGGTCTGAGCATAGATGGTGTAGCACAAGCCGCGCTTTTCGCGCGCCTCCTGAAACAGGCGGGACGACATGGACCCACCGAGCGCGCTGGCATAGACTTGTGCGGTATAGATCATGGGATCGCGGTAATTAGGTGCCTCGAAAGCAAGCGCGAAATGCGCCTGTTCCAGCGTCTTTTCGCGGCGCATCTCTCCACCCGTGAAACATGCGGACTCTGGCACGCCGTGGGGGCGTGGTGCCATTGCGCCAAACAGCGACTTGGCTTGCGCAACGATTGCGGCGTGATCGACCGCGCCAGAGGCTGAAAGGATCATCTGCCCCGGCCCGTAATGTTCCCCGACAAAAGCGCGCAAATCATCCGGTCCGAAGCCCGAGACGTGTTGTTCGGGGCCAAGAATGGGGCGGCCCAGCGGCTGATCGGGATAGGCGCGCTCTTGTAGCCAATCGAAGATCACATCATCAGGTGTGTCGAGCGCCTGGCCGATCTCTTGCAGGATGACGTGGCGTTCCAGCTCGATTTCAGCGCGCTCAAACAGCGGGTTGAGAAGGATGTCGCCAATAACGTCGATGGCCAGAGTCACATCCTCACCCAGCACACGGGCGTAATAGGCGGTGGTTTCGCGGCTGGTATAGGCGTTGATATAGCCACCCACATCCTCGATCACCTCGGCAATCTCCAGCGTCGTGCGTTTGTTGGTGCCCTTGAAGGCCATATGCTCAAGGAAATGCGCAACGCCATTTTGCTCGGGGCGTTCATCGCGCCCACCTGCGGTAATCCAGATCCCGACGGAGGCGGATTGCAAGCCCGGCATATGCTCGGTGACAATTCGAAAGCCATTGCTTAATGTGGTTGTCTCAACGCTCACGAGCGGCGGGTCTCCTCAATCAGAGTTTCCAATGCGGTGAGATCGTTCTCAACCGCGGTCACCCGTTCCTTGCGGGCGAAAAGATTTTCCATGCGCGCGGGCAGGGGCGGGCGAAGGCCGGTGGCGGCTTCCACCGCATCGGGGAATTTTGCCGGATGGGCGGTGGCCAGCGTGATCATCGGTGTGGCCGGATCGCGCATGTCTTCGGCCACTTTGACGCCAACGGCGGAATGCGGACAGAGCAGCACGCCGTTTGTCGCATACTGCGCAGCAATGGTAGCAGAGGTTTCCGATTCTGACACGCGGCCGCTGTCATACGTTTCGCGCAAGGCTTGCATCGCGCCTTGGGAAACGCTGAAGCCACCGGCTTTCAATTCGTCCATCAACTGTGCCACCGCTGCGCCGTCGCGCCCATATGCCTCGAACAAGGCGCGTTCGAAATTCGAGCTGACCTGAATATCCATCGAAGGTGATATGGACGGAGTGACGCCGTCGGGTCTGTATTCGGAAGCCGAAAGGCAGCGGTGCAGGATGTCGTTTTGATTGGTGGCTACGATCAGCCGATCAATGGGAAGGCCCATGCGTTTGGCAAGATAGCCTGCGAAAATATCGCCGAAATTGCCGGTGGGCACAGTGAAGCTGACTTTGCGCGTGGGCGCGCCGAGCGAGATAGCGGCGGAGAAGTAATAGACCACTTGCGCCAGCACGCGGGCGAAATTGATCGAGTTGACACCAGCAAGGCCGACCCGGTCGCGGAACTCGAAATGGTTGAACATATCCTTGAGCCGGGCCTGACAATCATCGAAATCGCCGGCAAGGGCGAGGGCGTGGACATTGGCCTCGGTCGGCGTCGTCATCTGGCGGCGCTGCACGTCCGAGACGCGGCCTTCGGGGAAGAGGATGAAGACATCGACATTGTCGAGCCCTTTGAATGCCTCAATCGCGGCAGAACCGGTATCGCCCGACGTGGCGCCGACGATGGTGATGCGCCGGCCATTGCGTTCGAGACTGGCCTGAAACATCTGGCCGATCAGTTGCATGGCGAAATCCTTGAACGCCAGCGTCGGCCCGTGGAACAGCTCAAGCAGGAAATGGTTTGGTGCCAGTTGCCGCAGCGGTGCGCGCGCGGCATGGCCAAACCCGGCATAGGCCGCGCCGATCAGGGCGTGGAATTCGGCATCGGTGAAGGTTCCCCCGATAAAAGGGCGCATGATGCGAAAGGCGGTTTCCTCGTAGGAAAGGCCCGCAAGCGCGGCAATTTCACCAGTGTCGAGATGTGGAATTTTTTCGGGCAGGTAAAGCCCGCCATCGCGGGCAAGCCCGGTGAGCATGGTGTCTTCAAAGTTCAGCACCGGTGCGGCGCCACGGGTCGAAATGTAATTCATACGGCGTTGTCTTCTTGTTCGGGCTTGGCGCGGCGACGGTAGAGGAAGTAAAGGCTCATTATCATCCAAGTCAGCGCCAGACCATACCAAGTGAACACGTATTCGAGATGGCGGTTGGGGATGCTAGTTGTATCGGTGGGCAAGGGCAGGATATGCGGGTCAGGCGGTGTGGTTTTCCGGGCGATGATCATTACCGCTTCGGTGCCGAGTGCGCGGGCGAGTGTGGGGACGTCACGCGAATACCAGATATTTGCGTTGGTGTCGTTTTCCGGGGTGAAGCTGTCAATCTCGTGGGGCCAGTAAAGGTTACCGACAAGCGTGATTTCATGCGGCGGGCGCGGGGTGTTCTTGTCCTCAAGCCGGATGTAGCCGCGATCCACCAGCAGGCGGCGGCCATTCGTCTCGAACGCCTGAATGATGCGATAGCCAGCACCGTAATCGCGAGTGGAGACAAGCACGTGAATTTCTGGCCCGATCAGACGGCCATGCGCCTTGATGGCGAGAAAGCGGTCTTTGACATGGTCGGGATGGGCCGGAACGGGCACGGGTGCCGCGCCGATCATCGTTTCGACATCGGCTAGATAAGCGCGCTTTTCGGCAAGGCGTTGGACTTGCCATGTACCCAAGTAGATGAACAGCGCGAGGACCAGCACGGAGAAGATCAGAAACGGCAAGTTGCGGCGCAAGGCGGGCCTCGTCATTCGGGTGCGGGCGGGGTGCCGGGTTGCTTTACGCCCATTCCGGGGCGGGGTTCAATATCGGAGCGCGCTTTGTTCGGGCGGGCAGGCGTTCGCCCGGTCTCAGATCATCAATAATGCGGCGGCGGGCGGTCCTGCCCGGTAAAAAGATGCGAGCCGGCATCGGCTTCGCGCTCTGCCTCGCGCCGCATCAGCATCCCCATGCGCCGCGTGAGCCGTGCGATTTCGCCCTCCTGACGCGCCACGATGGTGGAAAGATCATCCACTACGCGCTCAAGATACGCGATTTTTTCTTCAAGCTGTTCCATGCCCTTCCTCTGGGCGCAATCAAAGGCACGGTCAAGTGCTGCCTTGCCCCGCAAACCGCCATCCGGTAGAGCCTTGCCGCGACAGCGCGGCCCCGCGCAAACAGCCGACACCCCGAGGAAACGCCTGATGGCCAAACAAAAGAAAACCCCGCGCCCCAAGGCGATCACTCCCAAAGGCTTCCGCGACTATTTCGGTCAGGACGTGACCGAGCGCAGCGAAATGCTGGCGAAAATCGCCTCGATCTATCACGCTTATGGGTTTGATGCGCTGGAAAGCTCGGCGGTGGAAACGGTTGAGGCGCTTGGCAAGTTCCTGCCCGATGTGGACCGCCCGAACGAAGGGGTTTTTGCTTGGCAGGAGGCCGATGAGGACGGCAAGGGCGATTGGTTGGCGCTGCGCTATGATCTGACGGCGCCGCTGGCGCGGGTCTATGCGCAGCACCGAAATGAGCTGCCTATGCCTTACCGGCGCTTTGCCATGGGGCCGGTCTGGCGCAATGAAAAGCCGGGGCCGGGGCGGTTTCGCCAGTTTTATCAATGCGATGCCGATACGGTGGGAGCGGCGAGCGTG
This is a stretch of genomic DNA from Aquicoccus sp. G2-2. It encodes these proteins:
- a CDS encoding GNAT family protein, whose translation is MLRSRRKIRLETERLTLRAPLHSDFHAWTGLRRDSEAFLTPWEPHWADDHLSRRAFTNRVYWAQRSINADTALPLFLVRRDDDELIGAITLDNIRRGPAQAGTLGYWTGQPHIRQGYMREAIAAVVHHAFQRADLSRIEAACLPENAPSRGLLEKSGFKYEGVAQSYLQINGRWRTHVLYAALRSDRRGKTETG
- a CDS encoding pitrilysin family protein; its protein translation is MSVETTTLSNGFRIVTEHMPGLQSASVGIWITAGGRDERPEQNGVAHFLEHMAFKGTNKRTTLEIAEVIEDVGGYINAYTSRETTAYYARVLGEDVTLAIDVIGDILLNPLFERAEIELERHVILQEIGQALDTPDDVIFDWLQERAYPDQPLGRPILGPEQHVSGFGPDDLRAFVGEHYGPGQMILSASGAVDHAAIVAQAKSLFGAMAPRPHGVPESACFTGGEMRREKTLEQAHFALAFEAPNYRDPMIYTAQVYASALGGSMSSRLFQEAREKRGLCYTIYAQTGAYADAGLTTIYAGTSGEQLPELAQITIDEMRRAADDMSEEEIARAKAQMRAGLLMGLESPSHRAERNARMIQIWGRVPTVNEVVGNIDAVGRNAVRDFAGQTVSHAGAALALYGPVAGAPDLDALNRRRAA
- a CDS encoding L,D-transpeptidase, giving the protein MTDRIISRRGLIGAASAALVVPAVARAVPAVGTRHNISSFVTQDWRDHFDSLGKGAIVCDTKSRALHFWSADGSDYRIYPTSVPKTDELTKRGYTKIVRKKVGPDWTPTPSQLERFPDWHYIPPGPENPLGTRAMYLGWPAYIIHGTQDTRKIGRRSSDGCIGLYNENVEALYPVAPIGTQVRLI
- a CDS encoding CoA transferase subunit A, with the translated sequence MKKVYSSAAEALDGVLHDNMLIAAGGFGLCGIPELLLAAIRDSGVKGLTFASNNAGVDDFGIGILLQTKQVRKMISSYVGENAEFMRQYLSGELELEFNPQGTLAERMRAGGAGIPGFYTKTGVGTVIAEGKEHKDFNGETYILETGLVADLSIVKAWKADDTGNLVFRKTARNFNPPAAMCGKICVAEVEEIVPRGSLDPDLIHVPGIYVHRLVQGEHEKRIEQHTTRKREEA
- the topA gene encoding type I DNA topoisomerase, which translates into the protein MPVVVVESPAKAKTINKYLGSDYTVLASYGHVRDLPPKDGSVDTENEFEMLWEIGADSRKHVKAIADALKDDNALILATDPDREGEAISWHLEEALRKRKALKKDTPVSRVVFNAITKSAVTEAMKNPREIDQPLVDAYLARRALDYLVGFNLSPVLWRKLPGARSAGRVQSVCLRLIVERETEIEAFRAREYWSVKALLQTPRGKDYEARLTTLAGKKLERYDIENATQAELAVQAIQSRDLKITSVEAKPASRNPSPPFMTSTLQQEASRKFGMGARQTMSTAQRLYEAGHITYMRTDGIDMAPEAVDAARSTIGTRYGAEYVPGSPRVYKNKAKNAQEAHECIRPTNMEADAEALKLKDADQRKLYDLIWKRTLACQMESARLERTTVDIGSADGQVGLRATGQVVLFDGFMRVYEEGRDDQLVDDDDKRLPQITEGEPAAKREVTPEQHFTQPPPRYTEATLVKRMEELGIGRPSTYASIVTTIQEREYVRKDKNRLIPEDKGRIVTIFLLNFFRKYVGYEFTANLEEELDDVSAGERNYKNVLDRFWRDFSVAISETSELRITEVLDVLDAALADQLYPPREDGTDPRICPKCGTGQLHLKTSRTGGFVGCGNYPECTYTRPIAGEGAEGDERVLGEDAGDEIWLKSGRFGPYVQRGEPTPENKKPPRASLPKGWDKDEMDLTKALTLLSLPREIGQHPEGGLITSNFGRFGPYVMHQFPDDAKPVYANLKDPNDVFEIGMNRAVELLAEKRANPGRRGQSAAAKPLKELGEHPENGGPVNVMDGRYGPYVKWEKVNATLPKDTAPADVTMDMAVALIAEKAKKGKGGRKRKSA
- a CDS encoding SURF1 family protein; translated protein: MTRPALRRNLPFLIFSVLVLALFIYLGTWQVQRLAEKRAYLADVETMIGAAPVPVPAHPDHVKDRFLAIKAHGRLIGPEIHVLVSTRDYGAGYRIIQAFETNGRRLLVDRGYIRLEDKNTPRPPHEITLVGNLYWPHEIDSFTPENDTNANIWYSRDVPTLARALGTEAVMIIARKTTPPDPHILPLPTDTTSIPNRHLEYVFTWYGLALTWMIMSLYFLYRRRAKPEQEDNAV
- the thrC gene encoding threonine synthase; this translates as MNYISTRGAAPVLNFEDTMLTGLARDGGLYLPEKIPHLDTGEIAALAGLSYEETAFRIMRPFIGGTFTDAEFHALIGAAYAGFGHAARAPLRQLAPNHFLLELFHGPTLAFKDFAMQLIGQMFQASLERNGRRITIVGATSGDTGSAAIEAFKGLDNVDVFILFPEGRVSDVQRRQMTTPTEANVHALALAGDFDDCQARLKDMFNHFEFRDRVGLAGVNSINFARVLAQVVYYFSAAISLGAPTRKVSFTVPTGNFGDIFAGYLAKRMGLPIDRLIVATNQNDILHRCLSASEYRPDGVTPSISPSMDIQVSSNFERALFEAYGRDGAAVAQLMDELKAGGFSVSQGAMQALRETYDSGRVSESETSATIAAQYATNGVLLCPHSAVGVKVAEDMRDPATPMITLATAHPAKFPDAVEAATGLRPPLPARMENLFARKERVTAVENDLTALETLIEETRRS
- a CDS encoding SlyX family protein, which translates into the protein MEQLEEKIAYLERVVDDLSTIVARQEGEIARLTRRMGMLMRREAEREADAGSHLFTGQDRPPPHY